The following are encoded together in the Drosophila biarmipes strain raj3 chromosome 3L, RU_DBia_V1.1, whole genome shotgun sequence genome:
- the LOC108030611 gene encoding kelch-like protein diablo isoform X1: protein MGDLPGSGSTAQPRDAAVTGTGGNSTAGGGSSVGSTAVDRPPSPARLSHTSEKHPKVTLTELNMLRRHRELCDVVLNVGGRKIFAHRVILSACSSYFCAMFTGELEESRQTEVTIRDIDENAMELLIDFCYTAHIIVEESNVQTLLPAACLLQLVEIQDICCEFLKRQLDPTNCLGIRAFADTHSCRELLRIADKFTQHNFQEVMESEEFLLLPVGQLVDIICSDELNVRSEEQVFNAVMSWLKYNVAERRQHLAQVLQHVRLPLLSPKFLVGTVGSDLLVRSDEACRDLVDEAKNYLLLPQERPLMQGPRTRPRKPTRRGEVLFAVGGWCSGDAIASVERFDPQTNDWKMVAPMSKRRCGVGVAVLNDLLYAVGGHDGQSYLNSIERYDPQTNQWSCDVAPTTSCRTSVGVAVLDGFLYAVGGQDGVQCLNHVERYDPKENKWSKVAPMTTRRLGVAVAVLGGFLYAIGGSDGQCPLNTVERYDPRHNKWVAVSPMSTRRKHLGCAVFNNYIYAVGGRDDCMELSSAERYNPLTNTWSPIVAMTSRRSGVGLAVVNGQLYAVGGFDGSAYLKTIEVYDPETNQWRLCGCMNYRRLGGGVGVMRAPQTENYMWCENSFKQQNP from the exons ATGGGCGACCTGCCGGGCTCGGGCTCCACCGCTCAACCACGGGATGCTG CTGTCACCGGAACAGGTGGTAATTCCACGGCTGGTGGCGGCTCCTCCGTTGGATCGACGGCAGTGGACCGACCTCCGTCGCCCGCCCGCCTCTCTCACACTTCCGAGAAACATCCGAAGGTCACGCTCACGGAACTCAATATGCTGCGGCGCCATCGGGAGCTCTGCGATGTGGTCCTGAACGTGGGCGGGCGGAAGATCTTCGCCCACAGGGTCATTCTGTCCGCCTGCAGCTCCTACTTCTGTGCCATGTTCACCGGTGAACTGGAGGAATCGCGCCAGACGGAGGTCACCATACGCGACATCGACGAGAACGCCATGGAGCTGCTTATTGACTTTTGCTACACCGCCCACATCATCGTCGAGGAGTCCAATGTCCAGACGCTCCTTCCCGCCGCCTGTCTGCTGCAACTTGTTGAGATTCAAGACATCTGCTGCGAGTTCCTCAAGCGACAATTGGACCCCACCAACTGCCTGGGCATCCGCGCCTTCGCCGACACACACTCCTGCCGGGAACTGTTGCGGATCGCCGACAAGTTCACGCAGCACAACTTCCAGGAAGTGATGGAGAGCGAGGAGTTCCTGCTGCTGCCCGTCGGCCAATTGGTGGACATAATCTGCAGCGACGAGCTGAACGTGCGCTCGGAGGAGCAGGTCTTCAACGCGGTCATGTCCTGGCTCAAGTACAACGTCGCCGAGCGGCGACAACACCTGGCGCAG GTACTACAACATGTCCGTCTGCCTCTACTCTCTCCAAAGTTCCTGGTGGGCACGGTGGGCTCTGATCTCCTGGTGCGCAGCGACGAGGCCTGCCGGGATCTGGTGGACGAGGCCAAGAACTATCTGCTGCTTCCGCAGGAGCGGCCGCTGATGCAGGGACCGCGCACCAGACCTCGCAAACCGACACGGCGAGGTGAAGTGCTGTTCGCAGTGGGCGGCTGGTGTTCCGGCGATGCCATTGCCTCCGTGGAGCGCTTCGATCCGCAGACAAACGACTGGAAAATGGTCGCTCCTATGAGCAAGCGGCGCTGCGGAGTCGGCGTGGCCGTGTTGAATGATCTACTGTATGCAGTGGGCGGTCACGACGGACAGAGCTATCTAAACAGCATTGAGCGGTATGATCCGCAAACCAATCAGTGGTCCTGCGACGTGGCGCCTACCACTTCCTGCCGCACTAGCGTAGGCGTGGCCGTGCTCGACGGCTTCCTGTATGCAGTGGGTGGCCAGGATGGCGTTCAGTGCTTGAACCATGTGGAGCGATACGACCCCAAGGAGAACAAGTGGTCAAAGGTGGCCCCGATGACCACACGACGGCTGGGTGTGGCGGTAGCTGTCCTTGGTGGATTCCTGTATGCAATTGGTGGCTCCGATGGACAGTGCCCGTTGAACACTGTGGAGCGCTACGATCCCAG ACACAACAAATGGGTGGCTGTTAGCCCGATGTCCACGCGACGCAAGCACCTGGGCTGCGCTGTCTTTAACAACTACATTTACGCCGTCGGCGGACGGGACGATTGCATGGAGCTCTCGTCCGCCGAGCGCTACAATCCACTGACCAACACCTGGAGCCCCATCGTGGCCATGACCTCGCGTCGCAGTGGG GTTGGCTTGGCCGTCGTGAATGGACAGCTGTATGCGGTAGGCGGTTTTGATGGGTCCGCGTATTTGAAAACCATCGAGGTCTACGACCCAGAGACCAACCAGTGGCGTTTGTGCGGCTGCATGAACTACCGCCGACTGGGCGGCGGCGTGGGCGTGATGCGGGCCCCCCAGACTGAGAACTATATGTGGTGCGAAAACAGTTTTAAGCAACAAAATCCCTGA
- the LOC108030611 gene encoding kelch-like protein diablo isoform X2, which yields MGDLPGSGSTAQPRDAAVTGTGGNSTAGGGSSVGSTAVDRPPSPARLSHTSEKHPKVTLTELNMLRRHRELCDVVLNVGGRKIFAHRVILSACSSYFCAMFTGELEESRQTEVTIRDIDENAMELLIDFCYTAHIIVEESNVQTLLPAACLLQLVEIQDICCEFLKRQLDPTNCLGIRAFADTHSCRELLRIADKFTQHNFQEVMESEEFLLLPVGQLVDIICSDELNVRSEEQVFNAVMSWLKYNVAERRQHLAQVLQHVRLPLLSPKFLVGTVGSDLLVRSDEACRDLVDEAKNYLLLPQERPLMQGPRTRPRKPTRRGEVLFAVGGWCSGDAIASVERFDPQTNDWKMVAPMSKRRCGVGVAVLNDLLYAVGGHDGQSYLNSIERYDPQTNQWSCDVAPTTSCRTSVGVAVLDGFLYAVGGQDGVQCLNHVERYDPKENKWSKVAPMTTRRLGVAVAVLGGFLYAIGGSDGQCPLNTVERYDPRHNKWVAVSPMSTRRKHLGCAVFNNYIYAVGGRDDCMELSSAERYNPLTNTWSPIVAMTSRRSGVGLAVVNGQLYAVGGFDGSAYLKTIEVYDPETNQWRLCGCMNYRRLGGGVGVMRAPQTENYMWIRKDSVV from the exons ATGGGCGACCTGCCGGGCTCGGGCTCCACCGCTCAACCACGGGATGCTG CTGTCACCGGAACAGGTGGTAATTCCACGGCTGGTGGCGGCTCCTCCGTTGGATCGACGGCAGTGGACCGACCTCCGTCGCCCGCCCGCCTCTCTCACACTTCCGAGAAACATCCGAAGGTCACGCTCACGGAACTCAATATGCTGCGGCGCCATCGGGAGCTCTGCGATGTGGTCCTGAACGTGGGCGGGCGGAAGATCTTCGCCCACAGGGTCATTCTGTCCGCCTGCAGCTCCTACTTCTGTGCCATGTTCACCGGTGAACTGGAGGAATCGCGCCAGACGGAGGTCACCATACGCGACATCGACGAGAACGCCATGGAGCTGCTTATTGACTTTTGCTACACCGCCCACATCATCGTCGAGGAGTCCAATGTCCAGACGCTCCTTCCCGCCGCCTGTCTGCTGCAACTTGTTGAGATTCAAGACATCTGCTGCGAGTTCCTCAAGCGACAATTGGACCCCACCAACTGCCTGGGCATCCGCGCCTTCGCCGACACACACTCCTGCCGGGAACTGTTGCGGATCGCCGACAAGTTCACGCAGCACAACTTCCAGGAAGTGATGGAGAGCGAGGAGTTCCTGCTGCTGCCCGTCGGCCAATTGGTGGACATAATCTGCAGCGACGAGCTGAACGTGCGCTCGGAGGAGCAGGTCTTCAACGCGGTCATGTCCTGGCTCAAGTACAACGTCGCCGAGCGGCGACAACACCTGGCGCAG GTACTACAACATGTCCGTCTGCCTCTACTCTCTCCAAAGTTCCTGGTGGGCACGGTGGGCTCTGATCTCCTGGTGCGCAGCGACGAGGCCTGCCGGGATCTGGTGGACGAGGCCAAGAACTATCTGCTGCTTCCGCAGGAGCGGCCGCTGATGCAGGGACCGCGCACCAGACCTCGCAAACCGACACGGCGAGGTGAAGTGCTGTTCGCAGTGGGCGGCTGGTGTTCCGGCGATGCCATTGCCTCCGTGGAGCGCTTCGATCCGCAGACAAACGACTGGAAAATGGTCGCTCCTATGAGCAAGCGGCGCTGCGGAGTCGGCGTGGCCGTGTTGAATGATCTACTGTATGCAGTGGGCGGTCACGACGGACAGAGCTATCTAAACAGCATTGAGCGGTATGATCCGCAAACCAATCAGTGGTCCTGCGACGTGGCGCCTACCACTTCCTGCCGCACTAGCGTAGGCGTGGCCGTGCTCGACGGCTTCCTGTATGCAGTGGGTGGCCAGGATGGCGTTCAGTGCTTGAACCATGTGGAGCGATACGACCCCAAGGAGAACAAGTGGTCAAAGGTGGCCCCGATGACCACACGACGGCTGGGTGTGGCGGTAGCTGTCCTTGGTGGATTCCTGTATGCAATTGGTGGCTCCGATGGACAGTGCCCGTTGAACACTGTGGAGCGCTACGATCCCAG ACACAACAAATGGGTGGCTGTTAGCCCGATGTCCACGCGACGCAAGCACCTGGGCTGCGCTGTCTTTAACAACTACATTTACGCCGTCGGCGGACGGGACGATTGCATGGAGCTCTCGTCCGCCGAGCGCTACAATCCACTGACCAACACCTGGAGCCCCATCGTGGCCATGACCTCGCGTCGCAGTGGG GTTGGCTTGGCCGTCGTGAATGGACAGCTGTATGCGGTAGGCGGTTTTGATGGGTCCGCGTATTTGAAAACCATCGAGGTCTACGACCCAGAGACCAACCAGTGGCGTTTGTGCGGCTGCATGAACTACCGCCGACTGGGCGGCGGCGTGGGCGTGATGCGGGCCCCCCAGACTGAGAACTATATGTG GATTCGCAAGGATTCTGTTGTCTGA
- the LOC108030690 gene encoding CDAN1-interacting nuclease 1 isoform X1 translates to MFQAPDPAGGNVQQKRKILSGVEYNRICQFINGYHGLAIDCEFELRNRFFKDVEPMALTCILQSELFNRSRGQHHKQEQRGKKLLKIYEEQKNAYDNALLIQMACVEGLNPVALCRMLLHEKYKVRHRSHISRFLKHPHLIDDPKLAANVQQCIISDNQEGSITDLRRRIIGEEYELKLKTLATKAGIHFYDEQDLRRMGYDKTPDIKMILPFLYKGSVINWIESKANFGDPKGHKFNIQQQLHSYCNRFGPGIIIYWFGYHEETPLLPDNNIGITVLPDFPAKEDLVFMQLAQGEFAIETPAITADPCSTSQNLEHSKEVLCPDKELNNPS, encoded by the exons atgttccaAGCCCCGGATCCGGCCGGCGGAAATGTGCAGCAGAAGAGGAAGATCCTGAGCGGCGTGGAGTACAACCGGATCTGCCAGTTCATCAACGGCTATCATGGATTGGCTATAGACTGTGAGTTTGAGCTGAGGAACCGATTCTTCAAGGACGTGGAGCCGATGGCCTTGACCTGCATCCTTCAATCGGAGCTCTTCAACAGGTCGCGGGGTCAACACCACAAACAGGAGCAACGGGGCAAGAAGCTCCTCAAAAT CTATGAGGAGCAAAAGAACGCCTATGACAACGCCCTGCTAATCCAGATGGCCTGTGTCGAGGGACTCAATCCAGTGGCTCTGTGCAGGATGCTGCTGCACGAGAAGTACAAGGTACGCCACCGCTCGCACATTTCACGGTTTCTGAAGCATCCCCATCTCATCGACGACCCCAAGCTGGCGGCCAACGTGCAGCAGTGCATTATTAGCGACAATCAAGAGGGATCCATTACGGACCTGCGAAGACGCATCATCGGCGAGGAGTACGAACTGAAGCTTAAGACTCTGGCCACAAAGGCGGGCATTCACTTCTATGACGAGCAGGATTTGCGGCGGATGGGCTATGACAAGACGCCGGACATCAAAATGATCCTGCCATTCCTTTACAAGGGCTCTGTGATCAACTGGATTGAGAGCAAGGCCAATTTCGGGGACCCCAAGGGGCACAAGTTCAACATCCAACAGCAGCTTCATAGCTACTGCAATCG TTTTGGGCCTGGAATTATAATCTATTGGTTTGGTTACCACGAGGAAACTCCTTTACTGCCGGATAATAACATTGGCATTACTGTACTCCCTGATTTTCCGGCCAAAGAAGATTTGGTTTTCATGCAGCTTGCACAAGGAGAATTCGCAATAGAAACTCCAGCAATAACGGCGGATCCCTGTTCGACGAGTCAGAACTTAGAACACTCTAAAGAAGTCTTATGTCCGGACAAAGAACTGAATAATCCCTCATGA
- the LOC108030690 gene encoding CDAN1-interacting nuclease 1 isoform X3 codes for MACVEGLNPVALCRMLLHEKYKVRHRSHISRFLKHPHLIDDPKLAANVQQCIISDNQEGSITDLRRRIIGEEYELKLKTLATKAGIHFYDEQDLRRMGYDKTPDIKMILPFLYKGSVINWIESKANFGDPKGHKFNIQQQLHSYCNRFGPGIIIYWFGYHEETPLLPDNNIGITVLPDFPAKEDLVFMQLAQGEFAIETPAITADPCSTSQNLEHSKEVLCPDKELNNPS; via the exons ATGGCCTGTGTCGAGGGACTCAATCCAGTGGCTCTGTGCAGGATGCTGCTGCACGAGAAGTACAAGGTACGCCACCGCTCGCACATTTCACGGTTTCTGAAGCATCCCCATCTCATCGACGACCCCAAGCTGGCGGCCAACGTGCAGCAGTGCATTATTAGCGACAATCAAGAGGGATCCATTACGGACCTGCGAAGACGCATCATCGGCGAGGAGTACGAACTGAAGCTTAAGACTCTGGCCACAAAGGCGGGCATTCACTTCTATGACGAGCAGGATTTGCGGCGGATGGGCTATGACAAGACGCCGGACATCAAAATGATCCTGCCATTCCTTTACAAGGGCTCTGTGATCAACTGGATTGAGAGCAAGGCCAATTTCGGGGACCCCAAGGGGCACAAGTTCAACATCCAACAGCAGCTTCATAGCTACTGCAATCG TTTTGGGCCTGGAATTATAATCTATTGGTTTGGTTACCACGAGGAAACTCCTTTACTGCCGGATAATAACATTGGCATTACTGTACTCCCTGATTTTCCGGCCAAAGAAGATTTGGTTTTCATGCAGCTTGCACAAGGAGAATTCGCAATAGAAACTCCAGCAATAACGGCGGATCCCTGTTCGACGAGTCAGAACTTAGAACACTCTAAAGAAGTCTTATGTCCGGACAAAGAACTGAATAATCCCTCATGA
- the LOC108030690 gene encoding CDAN1-interacting nuclease 1 isoform X2 encodes MFQAPDPAGGNVQQKRKILSGVEYNRICQFINGYHGLAIDCEFELRNRFFKDVEPMALTCILQSELFNRSRGQHHKQEQRGKKLLKIYEEQKNAYDNALLIQMACVEGLNPVALCRMLLHEKYKLAANVQQCIISDNQEGSITDLRRRIIGEEYELKLKTLATKAGIHFYDEQDLRRMGYDKTPDIKMILPFLYKGSVINWIESKANFGDPKGHKFNIQQQLHSYCNRFGPGIIIYWFGYHEETPLLPDNNIGITVLPDFPAKEDLVFMQLAQGEFAIETPAITADPCSTSQNLEHSKEVLCPDKELNNPS; translated from the exons atgttccaAGCCCCGGATCCGGCCGGCGGAAATGTGCAGCAGAAGAGGAAGATCCTGAGCGGCGTGGAGTACAACCGGATCTGCCAGTTCATCAACGGCTATCATGGATTGGCTATAGACTGTGAGTTTGAGCTGAGGAACCGATTCTTCAAGGACGTGGAGCCGATGGCCTTGACCTGCATCCTTCAATCGGAGCTCTTCAACAGGTCGCGGGGTCAACACCACAAACAGGAGCAACGGGGCAAGAAGCTCCTCAAAAT CTATGAGGAGCAAAAGAACGCCTATGACAACGCCCTGCTAATCCAGATGGCCTGTGTCGAGGGACTCAATCCAGTGGCTCTGTGCAGGATGCTGCTGCACGAGAAGTACAAG CTGGCGGCCAACGTGCAGCAGTGCATTATTAGCGACAATCAAGAGGGATCCATTACGGACCTGCGAAGACGCATCATCGGCGAGGAGTACGAACTGAAGCTTAAGACTCTGGCCACAAAGGCGGGCATTCACTTCTATGACGAGCAGGATTTGCGGCGGATGGGCTATGACAAGACGCCGGACATCAAAATGATCCTGCCATTCCTTTACAAGGGCTCTGTGATCAACTGGATTGAGAGCAAGGCCAATTTCGGGGACCCCAAGGGGCACAAGTTCAACATCCAACAGCAGCTTCATAGCTACTGCAATCG TTTTGGGCCTGGAATTATAATCTATTGGTTTGGTTACCACGAGGAAACTCCTTTACTGCCGGATAATAACATTGGCATTACTGTACTCCCTGATTTTCCGGCCAAAGAAGATTTGGTTTTCATGCAGCTTGCACAAGGAGAATTCGCAATAGAAACTCCAGCAATAACGGCGGATCCCTGTTCGACGAGTCAGAACTTAGAACACTCTAAAGAAGTCTTATGTCCGGACAAAGAACTGAATAATCCCTCATGA
- the LOC108030612 gene encoding zinc finger protein 664: protein MINIFKEKHEIGVSIAKVISECTGLKVERDDLCPESICPSCLRDAQNAFHIKYIYERSTLLYWQSEKSKGPQENDLKKSGGGTRLAVSPVKDEVAEEFHAMQEACMDQSQVKDVPFEEDALEKEVPTLQCDTRADVAEESLQVGGIGNSTASLKREYKSRHCSRTPASKSVVERQLRGYSGKQKLQCPKYFLRSSSLSAHLLVHTGRPVFNCSQCPKRFFRKARFDYHLQEHTRFKCSHCSQDFAKDSTLQKHLKVHLGKRSFKCTQCPKAYTQAGNLKVHIRTHTGEKPFKCTHCLKSFACHSGLSSHMKTIANEKPFKCSHCSRAFNQAQSLRVHIRTHTGEKPINCTHCSKTFAHISGLRSHMRTVKGERPCKCTQCPRAFSQKNALRAHLEGHLKSTAQERPFVCTQCWRNFATPRHLQIHLWAHTARKPFKCSHCSKAFRQTEQLRAHIRTHTGEKPFKCTHCSKAFASRSNFITHSRTHT from the coding sequence ATGATCAACATATTTAAAGAGAAGCACGAAATCGGAGTTTCCATTGCAAAAGTGATCTCAGAATGCACCGGCCTCAAAGTTGAGAGAGACGACCTATGTCCCGAATCGATTTGCCCTTCCTGCCTAAGAGATGCTCAAAATGCATTCCACATAAAGTATATCTACGAGAGGAGCACCCTTCTCTACTGGCAGTCAGAAAAGAGTAAGGGTCCCCAGGAGAACGACCTAAAGAAAAGCGGAGGAGGAACTCGGCTGGCTGTCTCTCCAGTTAAGGATGAAGTGGCTGAGGAGTTTCATGCGATGCAGGAAGCATGTATGGACCAAAGCCAAGTAAAGGACGTACCATTTGAAGAGGACGCTCTTGAAAAAGAGGTTCCCACTTTACAATGCGACACAAGGGCGGATGTGGCGGAGGAGAGCTTGCAGGTGGGCGGTATTGGCAATAGCACGGCTAGCTTAAAGCGAGAATATAAGAGCCGTCATTGTTCAAGAACTCCTGCATCAAAGTCAGTTGTTGAACGTCAGCTGCGAGGGTATTCTGGTAAACAAAAACTCCAGTGTCCGAAGTACTTTCTTCGGAGCTCAAGTCTGAGCGCCCACCTGCTAGTCCACACAGGCCGACCAGTTTTCAACTGTTCCCAATGTCCAAAAAGGTTTTTCAGGAAGGCACGTTTCGATTACCATTTGCAAGAACACACAAGGTTCAAGTGTTCTCACTGCTCACAGGACTTTGCCAAGGACTCGACTCTTCAAAAACACTTAAAAGTTCACTTGGGAAAGCGGTCATTTAAGTGCACCCAATGCCCAAAGGCTTATACCCAGGCAGGGAATCTTAAGGTGCACATACGAACACACACGGGAGAAAAGCCTTTCAAATGCACCCACTGCTTAAAGAGTTTTGCATGTCATTCAGGTCTTAGCTCGCACATGAAAACGATCGCAAACGAAAAACCGTTCAAGTGTTCCCACTGTTCAAGGGCCTTTAACCAGGCACAGAGTCTTAGGGTGCACATACGAACCCACACGGGGGAAAAGCCAATCAACTGCACCCACTGTTCAAAAACTTTTGCGCATATTTCAGGTCTTAGGTCTCACATGCGAACGGTAAAAGGCGAAAGACCGTGCAAATGTACCCAATGTCCAAGGGCTTTTTCCCAGAAAAATGCTCTCCGGGCTCATCTGGAGGGTCACCTGAAAAGTACCGCGCAAGAGAGACCTTTTGTGTGTACCCAGTGCTGGAGGAATTTTGCAACACCTAGACACTTGCAGATACACTTGTGGGCACACACTGCCAGAAAACCGTTCAAGTGTTCCCACTGTTCAAAGGCGTTTAGGCAGACAGAGCAGCTTAGGGCACACATTCGAACCCACACGGGAGAAAAGCCGTTCAAATGTACCCACTGCTCAAAGGCTTTTGCAAGCCGAAGTAACTTTATTACCCACAGTCGGACACACACATAG